One region of Dysidea avara chromosome 1, odDysAvar1.4, whole genome shotgun sequence genomic DNA includes:
- the LOC136247049 gene encoding uncharacterized protein has product MNHLNSNNILIDTQHNFRSQHSCVTQLISLIEDLSYALDQQKQTDAILFDFAKAFDSVPHQRLLVKLRHYGINDHICQWVNTWLTRSRESYFSRSIKDWNNLPSSIIESNNIDSFLAEL; this is encoded by the exons aTGAATCATTTAAACTCTAACAACATTCTCATTGATACCCAGCACAACTTCAGATCCCAGCACTCTTGTGTTACccaacttatttcactgatagaagacttgtcatatgctctagaccaacagaaacaaactgATGCCATTCTCTTTGACTTCGCTAAAGCGTTTGATAGTGTCCCACATCAAAgactattagttaaattaagaCACTATGGTATCAATGATCACATCTGTCAGTGGGTCAATACTTGGCTGACCAGAAG TCGTGAGAGCtatttctccagatcaattaaggattggaacaacttaccatcttccatcattgagagcaacaatattgactcttttttgGCAGAACTGTAA